From Herbiconiux flava, one genomic window encodes:
- the rplD gene encoding 50S ribosomal protein L4, with product MATATNTLDVLDVTGKKSGTVELPAEIFDVQTNIPLIHQVVVAQLAAARQGTHKTKGRGEVSGAGRKPFKQKGTGRARQGSIRAPQMTGGGIVHGPVPRSYAQRTPKKMIAAALLGALSDRARGGRLHIVESLSQGETPSTKAVNEFLATIASSKHVLIVLERDDVLSLRSVRNIPTVHVLPADQLNAYDVLVSDDIVFTKGSFDSFVAAKAATKQESAAVASDSKVEVSA from the coding sequence ATGGCTACCGCAACTAACACGCTCGATGTCCTCGACGTCACCGGCAAGAAGTCCGGCACCGTCGAGCTGCCCGCCGAGATCTTCGACGTGCAGACCAACATCCCGCTGATCCACCAGGTCGTCGTCGCCCAGCTCGCCGCCGCCCGCCAGGGCACGCACAAGACCAAGGGTCGTGGCGAGGTCTCCGGTGCCGGCCGCAAGCCGTTCAAGCAGAAGGGAACCGGTCGCGCTCGTCAGGGCTCGATCCGCGCCCCTCAGATGACCGGTGGTGGCATCGTCCACGGACCGGTGCCCCGCAGCTACGCCCAGCGCACCCCCAAGAAGATGATCGCCGCGGCTCTGCTCGGCGCCCTCTCCGACCGGGCCCGCGGCGGCCGCCTGCACATCGTCGAGTCGCTCTCGCAGGGTGAGACCCCCTCGACCAAGGCCGTGAACGAGTTCCTCGCCACGATCGCCTCGTCGAAGCACGTCCTCATCGTGCTCGAGCGCGACGACGTGCTGAGCCTCCGCAGCGTGCGCAACATCCCGACCGTTCACGTGCTGCCCGCAGACCAGCTGAACGCCTACGACGTCCTCGTCTCCGACGACATCGTCTTCACCAAGGGCTCGTTCGATTCGTTCGTCGCGGCCAAGGCCGCGACGAAGCAGGAAAGCGCAGCCGTCGCTTCTGACAGCAAAGTAGAGGTTTCCGCATGA
- the rplW gene encoding 50S ribosomal protein L23 produces the protein MSNAAFNKDPRDIILAPVVSEKSYGLIDEGKYTFVVDPRSNKTEIKLAIEKIFGVQVASINTLNRTGKTRRTKFGQGKRKDTKRAIVTLKSGSIDIFTAVG, from the coding sequence ATGAGCAACGCCGCGTTCAACAAGGACCCGCGCGACATCATCCTGGCGCCGGTCGTCTCCGAGAAGAGCTACGGCCTGATCGACGAGGGCAAGTACACGTTCGTCGTCGACCCGCGCTCGAACAAGACCGAGATCAAGCTCGCGATCGAGAAGATCTTCGGTGTGCAGGTCGCCTCGATCAACACGCTGAACCGCACGGGCAAGACCCGTCGCACCAAGTTCGGCCAGGGCAAGCGCAAGGACACCAAGCGCGCGATCGTGACGCTCAAGTCCGGCTCCATCGACATCTTCACGGCCGTCGGCTAG